TATGAGACATACTTAGAGCACACGCTACTATGCTTCCAGCAATGAGCACCGGAAGAACTGAACAACTCTACACTACGACCTAGCACACCAAAGCTCCATGACAAATTGTACCATTTGGATCTCTTGAAAGGCTGAGCTCATCAGTAGCCTGGCCTTCGAACATCCGATGCACAATGCATAGCCAAACAAAGCTGAGAAACTATCCTCCCAAGTCCAGAGTCCATACGCCGGGCGTGCTCCACATTCCAGCTGCGTACGTGAGCAGGCACGACCACACCTTCATGAGTGGTCTCTTTTTTAAAGTTTATGAAtgatctgaaaactgctcttggaaCGACATATATAGTTCACAACAACAAAGTCCAATCCCCGGATCCCATATAGACGACCCAAAATTTCATCTAGGAGTCCAAAGACTGGTCCTTCGTGAAACTGCTCATCGCTCATAGACTCAGTAACTGAGAACTTTGATTAATTGAAGGGAAATGATTCAAATGACAGGATGACTCCATGTCCCCGACGGCCGGCCTACACATGCAGCGGCTGGGCCTGCAGCGGCTCGGCCTCACCAGGGGGCGCTGCCCAGTCATCTCCTTCCACCGCGCGGGCGGCTGGGAATGATAGGCCGGCCGCCCTGAGTCCCTGACCACTTCTGTGAAGGGGCGATTGGTGCAGATCGTGGTTGTACGTACCCCCGCCGGCTACAACTCCTACTGCGTCTACACCGACTGCAGTGACATCTCCACTCGAGCCCTTGTGTGCTGTTGTTGGGGAGGGGGTTTCTACACCAACCTCACCCCCTCCGTCAACAGCCATATGagatatatttttatattatatatacttgatatCGTAGATCTTTGCGGATATTTCTATATACTTAGTAATTTCTTGGCCCGCAGCGGCGGCCACGACGCCGACGGCGCTCCAGGCgctgtttccttcttgaaggcggcttcGAGATCCAGCTCCCCCCCCTCGTCCTCCCCCTGCACCCGGGTGAAAACCCACAACTttggttgggcggcggcggtgcccgGCTCCGTCACCTTCTTAAAGGCGCCGCTTTGGGTCCGCGGGGAGGTGGGACAGCTGCAGCACATTCTTGGCATTCCTGATGGCGGCGGTTCCTTCTTTAGTGGTGTCGCTTCGCCATGGCGGTCGGCTGGTCCGACTCTCGTGGTGATTGTGGTGCTCAACTCTTCGCCGTGTCTTCCTGGGGTGCTCCCGTCCCGTTCAGAGAGGCTGGAGGTGGAGTGGCTtcatcttgcacggagcttcggtggagatgtcaagtcatgcctgaccgacaggtgctacgctttgtcatgcctggtcggcaggtgctacgcacgacagctcttccaaagacttcaagctgtgtcggctgatgctacttggcagcatggtgctgaggtgtatcagtggcgaccgcgacgtgctcagctgtttgcgcgcagggaggaggtgccattgggcgccgtggtggcgtcgacgatagctggaccgagcaaggttgatgcatcagtacagttctgaagatggagcggtggcagttggcggcggcggcctctgagtgcacgccggactggtgagacccatgcccggcaggcgtcctggatgggatctcaggtcttagatgttaggtttggctgcgatgtctgtttgatattaggtccagactatctgcgccccttcatcaactggatagaggtgcttagacggcggctttagtcttactgttgtattactttgtaaggtcgtgtgagaataattaataaagtggccgtatgcatcgcccagatgcagaggccgggggtcatcctccttttctaaaaatatACTTAGTCAAACAAACTTTACCAAGTTAGACTAAGGAAAATCCTACAACTTgaattattttggaacagagggagtacattcgaTTCGACCGAAATTCCGTTCACTCAATGCCGTAAAACTTCTTGTGTAATTCGTACTGGACCTTTCCatcgggaagaacctcgcatacaCTCTCCCTTTCCCTGCACCTCTTCTCCCATCGCGTGAGGTTGGGGCATTCCGCCTCTAAGTCAATCCCTCCATGCTGCTCATACCCGTAAAACATGCTTGAAAATGGGATGAAGACGACATCCAAGAACCCGAATTCATCGCCAGAAAAGAAGCATTTGTCCCCGAGCACCTCCTCTAGACGTTTAAGATGCTCGACCAACTCTTCCTTGGCCGCCTCTTTCTCCTCACCCTTGCTGGTGAAAAACTTCGTCTGGGTGCTGAACACCTAATTTCATTAAGATGATCACGGATAAATGAACACGTCGACGACGAAGGGAATTTACTCCAACAGAAAATTAAAGTAACATCAGTTTGCATACATACCTTGTGGTCAATGAAGTCAGCCCAGAACCTGGCGTCGGCCCTGTCGGCCGGGTCGCCGGGGAGCAAACGGGTTTCCTCGCCCCATACCTCGTCGATGTACTCGATGATGTTGGCGGAGCCGCAGACCGGAAGGCCATGGTGGATGAGGATGGGGATC
The window above is part of the Triticum aestivum cultivar Chinese Spring chromosome 2A, IWGSC CS RefSeq v2.1, whole genome shotgun sequence genome. Proteins encoded here:
- the LOC123186665 gene encoding glutathione S-transferase 3, producing MMPSIEWSWFAYKSQLSACCLDQSSIQSKAPFLPTLKTGQGMEKDMDSEVTCVDFWCNEFGMRVRIALRELGVPFEYIEEDLRVRERSELVRRMNPVHRSIPILIHHGLPVCGSANIIEYIDEVWGEETRLLPGDPADRADARFWADFIDHKVFSTQTKFFTSKGEEKEAAKEELVEHLKRLEEVLGDKCFFSGDEFGFLDVVFIPFSSMFYGYEQHGGIDLEAECPNLTRWEKRCRERESVCEVLPDGKVQYELHKKFYGIE